The following are encoded in a window of Salmo trutta chromosome 27, fSalTru1.1, whole genome shotgun sequence genomic DNA:
- the LOC115164542 gene encoding early growth response protein 3, with amino-acid sequence MTGKLADKLPLTMSSLINTIPDSLYPEEDIPTSMNIFTNTDSINHYTQMNTDNIMDLGMGSDKGNAEIQYGSSFQSSRSGQPVTYLGKFAFDTPPSGGMGGSGWCSDNNIISLVSAGILGVSPSPGTITTQTSSSGASMGGQSSDMEQVYGPPLPAYSTCSELYQDQVSFHHSPATSTTLGYPSNDYHTTSKPSMDGSLFSMIPDYNLFHHQGEVGMMEHKPFQSMDPIRVNPPPITPLETIRAFKDKQIHPGFMGGQQHAPQHHQPPQTLTLKPIRPRKYPNRPSKTPVHERPHACPAENCDRRFSRSDELTRHLRIHTGHKPFQCRICMRSFSRSDHLTTHIRTHTGEKPFSCEFCGRKFARSDERKRHAKVHLKQKDKKPADKGSGAAGSHSSPPSSCGGSGGPSSGNIMTVTTCA; translated from the exons ATGACAGGGAAACTGGCGGACAAGCTCCCTCTGACCATGAGCAGTTTAATAAACACGATTCCTGACAGTCTTTACCCAGAAGAGGACATTCCGACGTCTATGAACATTTTCACCAATACGGATTCTATAAACCACTACACGCAAATGAATACAG ATAATATCATGGATCTGGGGATGGGAAGTGATAAGGGAAATGCAGAGATCCAGTACGGCTCTAGCTTCCAGTCCAGCCGCAGCGGGCAGCCTGTCACCTATTTGGGGAAGTTTGCCTTCGATACTCCTCCGTCGGGTGGAATGGGGGGCTCTGGCTGGTGTTCAGACAACAATATCATTAGTTTAGTAAGTGCTGGGATCTTGGGCGTCTCCCCGTCGCCTGGCACTATCACCACACAGACATCGTCCTCTGGAGCCAGCATGGGCGGCCAGTCCTCAGATATGGAGCAGGTCTATGGTCCGCCACTGCCTGCTTATTCCACCTGCAGCGAGCTGTACCAGGATCAGGTCTCCTTCCACCACAGTCCTGCTACCAGCACTACCCTCGGCTACCCCAGCAATGACTACCACACCACCTCCAAGCCCTCCATGGACGGGAGCCTTTTCTCTATGATCCCAGACTATAACCTCTTCCATCATCAGGGTGAGGTTGGCATGATGGAGCACAAGCCTTTCCAGTCCATGGACCCCATTCGTGTCAACCCcccacccatcacaccactagAGACCATTCGCGCATTCAAAGACAAGCAGATTCATCCAGGTTTCATGGGCGGGCAGCAGCATGCTCCTCAGCACCACCAGCCACCACAGACACTAACACTCAAACCAATCCGACCACGGAAGTACCCAAACCGGCCCAGCAAAACCCCTGTGCATGAGCGGCCACATGCCTGCCCAGCAGAAAACTGTGACAGACGCTTCTCCCGTTCAGATGAACTGACACGCCACCTCCGTATCCACACGGGTCACAAACCCTTCCAGTGCCGCATATGCATGCGCTCCTTCAGCCGAAGCGACCACCTGACTACCCACATCCGCACGCACACGGGCGAGAAGCCCTTCTCCTGTGAATTCTGTGGACGCAAGTTTGCCCGGAGTGATGAGCGCAAGAGACATGCCAAAGTTCACCTCAAGCAGAAGGACAAGAAACCGGCCGACAAGGGGAGTGGAGCGGCTGGCAGCCACAGCTCACCCCCCAGTTCCTGTGGTGGCAGTGGGGGGCCCAGCAGTGGCAACATCATGACTGTCACTACCTGTGCTTAG